The Ananas comosus cultivar F153 unplaced genomic scaffold, ASM154086v1, whole genome shotgun sequence sequence ttattcGAGGCTAACTTATTTGGCATGAGAATTTTCTAGTATGATTGTAACTAAGGAGTTTTAAGTTTTGCTTCTTCAAAGGTGTTGCTATTCATTATTTTGTAGGATAGCATATTTCCCCTatgaggtgatttatcttatgcTGAAAAAATGATTTCGAAggttaaatattatatttcattctaaacatttgatcacactcctTATCTATCgaatgtacaattttttttttagtaaatcaAGGTGATATTGCgaacaaaatattcatacatCTAAACAAGGTCTAAGTGTAGATGTATCAACTATCAAAACATATTTTGTTCTCTACATTATTTTAGTTGACACAATTAAaagaaagttttaaaatattttgcatCACCAGGAGCCCTCTAGCGACAGATGTGAAATAGAGACAATTGAAGGTGGAAGAGCTCCTGCTACTAGTTTTTCCCCACAAATCTTGGTTTCTGTTCAAAATACAAGTACTGTTCTTCCAGTGCATACTGATCCAAGCAACAATATAGCTACTAGCACAGCAGCATGCAGAAGAATTGTGGAGCCTTCTACAGTTATACATGATTCTGTCCAACCAGTGCAACAGTTACCTGCAGCGGCAGCGGCTACATTGACCGGTCAACCCAATAATCCTCCGACCTCTTGTTCGAATATTGCCCCAGAAAGAACACATCCTGAAGCCCCGTCTACTGACCGACCAGAGATGGAAAGCCGTCCTCCCCAATTATTTCCAATGTCACAATTGGTTTTGTCTCAAGGGATCAATCCTGAGCCGCTCAAAAATGAGCTGACTAGAATACGTTTGCATGTAGAGACACTGACAAAGTTGCATGAAGATAAGGTATCTTATTTTAAGTATTGTTTTGCTACTAGCATAAATTGCACTAATTAAATCTAAAAGCTTATATTTATTCCCCTCATTATTTAGACCTATGGCACCTAAGCTCCTTTACACATGTTTGTTCAGGAGTTGTTAGGTAGTCTTGAAATATGATTTGAAAATCCAAAACACCTCTTGTAGTGGATGGGATCATATATTAGGAGTTACTTACAATTACATAGAAATTATTGTGGAAATTGGGGTTACCTAGTAGTCCAAACAATTCATCCAAGGAATGCTCCTGCTGCTAGTTCAGTGACATCTTGGTGAAGTCTCCTACAGCCATTTTGTCTTCCAGATTTGATTTAAGGACTGGAAGGTATTGAAATATATTACTTTCGCCATCATCTTTATTCATTCAAGGTGTTTCTTCCTCTTTGCATTTTTTTAATAGTAGCAAAATAGATGAATCCTTAATGATAATTTCTAGCATCAGTATGAAGCTACCCCAACTAATTTTAAGACCTGATTGTCACTCAAAAGTCCTTATTCAGCACCCATGGAATATGTCTTGTATGGTTTCATGTTCAAGTTGCCATTTGAGCCATTTGAATTTCTATTCATGATTGTCATTGTTTTAATTGCCTTCGCATTagtctttttttattaaagttcaTACTCACCTTGATTTTGAGCCGTATTCAGCATCCGCCGTAACTTCTGTTACATTTCAAACCTCTAACGAGATATATTATTGTTTCACAGTTCTCTTTTTGCCTCGCAGAAGAATAAGCCCTTCCAGATGCACATTATAAACAAAAGATTGTTATTAAATGGATGAAATGTTACTGTAAATAACAAACTGAAATTTTTTATGGCAACAAATTATAGATTAGTGACTTAATTTGGTTCACTAAGTGGCCATAAAATTTTCGCGTGATCTCTCGAGTTATTTCACTGAATTATTACCTAAAAGAGTTTTGCTTGCCAAATTCTAGTTTTGCACTTAATCGTAATCTGTTTTTACTGCAGCTGATGATGGAAAATGTTGTAGCTGGTGAGGAAGTGATGCCGCACAGGAATCCTCGAGGTGcaaatggcggcggcggcggcggcggaggcggaggcgaagcTGCGAGGGCCGGGCCGAGAACACCGATAAGGAAGCTCTCCCGCAACCGGGGCCTAGTCATGCACGATGAGATGGTGGTCGAGGATTCGCCCCAGAACGCCAACTCCGGCGACCATCGCAAGCGTAGGCGCCTCTTCGACGGTTAGCCTTGCGACTAGGTTCATGTTTgtggtttgatatatttttggTGTATCATTTTAAGTTATTTGGCCCTTCTTGACCATGTGTATATTCTAACACCAATTTCACTGGCTTGAATATTATCTACTCCGCTAATCCGAAATTTGGGAGAATTTTTGTAGTGAAAGTACAAGtcaatgcatataaatgtagTGCTATATTTTGTTCTAACTCTGTTATCTTGTCAAGCCAAAAGATGTGctaccattttattttatttttttcattttagataAATGCTGTATCATAAATTTTGCGATAAAaacgtataaaattttatttaaactttgGTCCATTATTGTTCAATTATTTAAccctttttaaatttcaatttcggtacccaaatttttaattcatttaaGCTGTTTGATGATTCTTCTATACAAACTTCATGTCCCTTAATTAAAGGGGAAatttacacttttggtcctcaaactatgaggtgcgTGACAATTCaatgtttcaaattttaatttattgtaattttttatttaaactttttaaattattataattaagctccATAAACTACTTTGCTTGgctaaatattaacaaaattgttttcaatcttttttaattattgtcgTATCATCAATTATTGTACTTTCACatgatatttattaatatttaggCAACTAAATTGAACTGTAAAATTTGATTGCACcaattaaaaaagtttttgaaCCAAAACTTTTTAACAAACTAAAAATTCGAAGATCAAAATATCACGGGCCTTATggtttgagaaccaaaaaaaaattttacccttaattaaattatagttaaacaagaaaattgtaaaaataagtCAATGCATTCaaatattgaaatataaaaattattaaataactcaaatcaatGAATAGCGAATAACAAAAGCGTATTTTTTTGCCATTGAGATACATGCATGCAGAGTGTATAGCAGTAGAGTGGTGCTTCAGCAGTTGAAAGATCTGTTTAGTGGTTGGAGAAAAGAATGCAAAACTTCATGAGAGTTCACATCAAGAATTTAAGTTCCGTGACACAAAATCGTGCCGAAAATTTACTGACATAGTACGACACGGTGCATGTCGAACTGTGCTGATCACAAAAAAAATCATGTATGCCAAcatataatagtataaaatatttattttccttaaaaacataatattttaattatttattatgtttttttatcaaattttttaaactttattaagcaaattacttactaatttagaaaatataaagttttgaGAGATGTCATCGGCACGAAACCTGCACCATACCGATAACTTATTGGCACGATACGATACGATAAATACGGCCTGTGCCGctaggcacttaaatccttggttcaCATTTTGAGGGGTTTGCAGCTTCGCACGCTGCAACTAAACAAAAGAATGATTCGTAATCCGATGTGTTAGACCGAAAAGCGCACAGGCAAATTTCTCCGTTACAAAGATGAGCCCCACAATCAACACCCATATGATAAAAGCAGAATAAAGTTGTTCATGTAGACAACAACAAGAAAACCCAATGGCATTAATGAAACCACCTCCAACTACAACAGATCACTCACTCTATAGCCTCCGAAGGGCCTGTTTCCTAGGGTTCTTGAAACGAAAAGGCGAAACACAAGCTCATTATTAGAGGATGCAAATGCCACTGCCGAACAGGGGGGGGAaacagaagaagagaagaatgaAAACATTTCTGCTGAGGTGCTCAtccttgttttttcttttttttacaacAAATGGTTACACCGCGATGGTCGGGCTATCGACCGCAAGTCCCATAGTGTTCAAGCCGTTGTCGACATAAACAACCGAACCGGTAACCGCCGATGCGAGCGGGGACGCTAGGAAAGCCGCCACGCTCCCAACCTCATCTGTAaaacatattattattttaacacAAAAGGAAGTTAGGGAAAGAATTATgcatgaaagaaaaagaagaagagaatccAGTGAAGTGTATTCGCTCAAGATCGAACCTGCGAGTAGTTCTTTCTGGAGGGGTGCATTGGAATATGAGTAGTCTATCATCTTCTCGATGAATCCGATGGCTTTTGCAGCTCGGCTACCCAGAGGGCCTGGGAGATGTTACATGTTTTTGGAGGTTCAATTAAACAGTTTTCACGCTACTATAAAGAGATCAATGCTACACAGTATGTATAGTTCTGGCAGTAGTAGTTCAAGCAATCTACGAAGGTAAAAGTAGATCTATGACATGTATTCTTTGCCGATATAACTCTATTATCTACACAGGATTGCATGCTCTTCTTTAAGATTGTGTGACAAAACTCTGTAGTGCAGTAGCAGGATTTCATAGGAGAAAGATACCTGCAGAAATTGTGTTAACCCTGATTTTGCCTTTTCTTCCGGCTTCGAAAGCTAGCACCTGCATATCCAATCAATACAGCAGAATTAAGATGAGTCATTAAATAAGGGCCAGCGCAGCATGGCCTGGCTGCAAAAGTGCTGTTTGAATAAAGTTGTCTGAAGATGCTCAAAAGGCTGTCTTATTCagatttcatttatgcttttgGATAGAAGTAGAAGCTTTAGTTTAGAGCTTCTGTTTTTGGAGTTCAAAGTTTATTCTAGTCATTCACTCCATGACTAGAAGAGCTCGTTTTAAGCAACATCAAAGAAGAAGAGCATGACGGTCTATAGAAGAGCTTACCATAGTATCACTCTCCAAAGCAGCTTTTGCCGAACTCATGCCACCACCGTAGCTGCAAAGTGTTTTAGAAAATTAAGTATCAAAAAGGCAAAAATAATCAGATATTATTAAACATTTCTGAAAATCATCAACCATGTAAGAGTGTTTACCCAGGAATTGTCCTTTCAGAAGCTATGTATGTTAAAGATACTGTAGCACCACCTGCAATTATACACACACGGCGCAAAATTTTGAACTGCAAATTTCGTATCAGAGAACCAACTAAAGGCTATAATAAGAGGTTCAAAATTCTACTTTGTGATTACTAATTAGAGGTGAGGGGCCTCAAACAGGCAATTTTTTCAGGGTTTAGTTGAGTACATTGAAATTATTCAGCACTAACAGGAGAAAGAAATGAAGCTTTGATTTCTGTAATAGAGCAATATACCTGGATTCATAATAGGAAGGAAATGCTGGAGTAGAGAAACAAATGAATAGCTTGAAGCTGATATTGCAGCAAGGTATCCTCTTCTTGATGTCTCCAACAAAGGCTTGGTCACCTGTTCATCCGATTATtagaaaattcaaaagaaaatttaaattaataaactaaCTAAAAAGCCAGAATTGCAGAATGCCTTGCCTCTGGGCCGTTGGCAAGAGAGTGCACAAGAATGTCAATGCTTCCAAAATCATTCTTGACAGACTCGGCTACTTCCTGTGGAAAAGGAGGAAATATTTATCCCACAAAATGTCACAGCCGAATAATGTGAAAAGGTTCACATATTTATGGTTAATAAAGCACCCTCTAAATCAACAGATTCCAGTTCTCGAGAATGTCGATAAAACGACCGCCTACCTTGACTGTCCAATTTGAGGCTCCAGCATAGCGCTTGTTAGCTTTGACCTGAACAAGATAATATGTCGCGCttcaaatctacaaaataaggTAAAGGCAAAGCCCATCAAAGTAATGCATAATTATGCTGGACTTACATCTTCAGGAACATCCTCAGGAGTATCATAAACTGCATCTAATGGGTACACTTTGGTTATCTCCATCAGAGAACCATTAGGTAACCTGTATACAGGAATGAGTATACCAAACCATAAGCAGgtattaataatttgaaaaagaCAAAGAACCGTGCAGAAAACAATATTACACACTTGCGTGACTCGTCGAACTTCCCTCGTCTTAAGCTTGTCTCGAAAATATTAAGTGCctgaaaggaaaaatataaatcaatattATCTACGCATTGCCTTTCCCATTCAATTTATCAAAGAAATTTACAAGGGAAGATAGTCCACATACAGGCACCCATGTACCAAGTAGAATTTCGGCACCAGCAGAAGCAAGAGCTTTTGCAATTGCCCAACCATAACCATTATCATCGGCTACCCCGGCAATGAACGCCCTTTTACCTGAGTGATGAAAagtgagggggaaaaaaaaatcagtacaGAGTTAAGTAAAGGACAGCTAAGGTTATTCTTCTACCAAGATCAGTGTGAAAAGCACTAGGCATCAGGAATAACAAGATAGGAATTAGGATTAACCAAGTTATTGTCAAACACATGTGAATAATAACTTTCATACTATACATGAATAACAAGTTCCATACTAAAATCAAGCATCTAAAATAGGATTACAAGCTAAATGATGCACCACAAACCATTACTTACTGTACCGAAGTCAAGTAGCACACCGTATAACTGCTGTTGTTTGAATTTAGTCAAGTAGCATAGTTGGGCTGAATGtcagttttttttcttgttctcaTTAGCACTcctactttatgtttttttttacttccatCGGTACATGATTAATCGGTTGCGAACCTGATACCAATtattcaaaaaagaaagagaatataTGCTGTTTAATGCCATGACATCTACAAGTTTTCCATGGCAACACTGCAATCCAACTAACTGGCAAGTCGTAATAAGATTATTTGGTATTTACTTCGACACAAGGTAGAACTAGATTTCTTAACCTATAGCCAGGAAACAAAAgaagtttataaaaaagtcccGAAAAAGAGGCCCATATACAGAACTTATCATGGAATTTAAATCAATGCCACCGACTTGTAAGTTCATTTTGTAAGTTACATGAGAAATAGgttccaaaaaaattatgacttTTAACATTTGGCACATGTAGCTTtgtagatcatattcaatggtttaaatttttttactttttggacCTCTAAGATTTTGCTCCAAGAGAATGATCCATAGTGGAGCAGGTCCATACCCAACcagagaaaataaaggtggtataaataaaaaaaattataaagcataaatttatatatactacTTCACATATCAGAAGAATAATCTACTTGTTTTTGTTAATAAGCAAAACAAACCATTGTTTTTAAATTTCCTACAATCAAGCAACAAGAGATGCAAATTTTACCAGGAATGGTCACTAAATTACCAAATTATCGGAATTTTAGCAGAGAATTTAGTTAAATCCTATTCAATTCAATTGAAATTTACCTCTCAGATCGATGGGCAATCCAAAACCCTCACTCTTCTCGCTCGCCTCCGACATCGCCCTCGTAACGACCTTACTACTGCACCTCAAAGGAGCCCCCAAACTACTCTTCATCCGAAGAGATCCAACGGAGGAGACATGGCGAGAGCTCCCGAAGCGAGGTTCCCCGCACATTCCCCGATCAAACCCTAAAACCGAAGCCCTAGACGCGAGAATCCTCTGCGACGACAAGACGCACGGCCTCGCCGCTACCATTTGCATCCCCGCGGTCGCCGACGCCCCCATTTCCCTCCCGATCACCAAAAGCTGAAGAAAACACGAAATGCGACGGATTTAGAAGCCAAAAGGCATCTCTGGACCGAGATCAGAAGAAATCTTGCCGAAATTTTTGCAGAAATGCAGTAGAATCGTCGGGAATTTGGAGAAAGGTGAGGTTTTTTTACCTTGCGGAGGAGGAGTGGAGCGGGAGAGGAGAGCCGTGTCGAGATCCTCCTCGGtgtcgtcgtcttcgtcgagCTTTTATggaagaggagggggagagagagagagtagggtttTGGTTGTTCATGACGCCGAggcgggagagggagagagagagagagagcggagcTTTCGATGCGGCTCGGGTTCGGGTTAGggtaagggttagggttagggttagggttagggtttttggggTTTTGGGCACGGTGAGTACGAATGAAACTttacccgaatccgaatccgaatcggAATCCGAATTCGAACCAAACATATTTATTCACCAcgtatatatgaaattttttcgtaaaacttttttcaataattttattcgattttcaaaattatatttttcctttttaaattttagaaatatttttagaagttacGGCGTAAATATAGATAGAATAAAATGACCAAAATCTAccctaattttaaattttttaatatctataCTATTATCTTATTTAACCTAAAtaaatcacaaatatgtccaaCCGTGCAAGAAAACTTACgctcataaaataataaaaaataaaataaaataataaatataatattaataattataactCCTCTTTATAgattaattaacaattaattttcatcaaatataatttatattaacgtttcatctataaattcaaatttttggcAATACGCTCTCTCACCACCTCCTTTcactctccttcctctcccaaCTATATCGTTCACTTAGGCCTATAGTATATGATTCATTAATAAtttcatatatgtatattaacaTTTATCAATTAAGATAATAATAACATGAATTAATTACTAGAACCAATATCGTATCACACGTTTCatcctatcattttattaattttataaaatttaataaatgaacCCAACAATTAATTtactgccacgtggcaagaaacccttcatcctcataataataataatatataatataataataataatctattaaCCCCTCTCCTCCCCAGTTATACGTTCTTAATGTTTCATCAATGAATTCTATATTAACATTTCATCTATTAATTATAATGTTTCAtctattaattctatttttttttgtaataactctctctcccccaccccttccccttccctctcctccctAACTATACGTTCTTGGTATAtgattcattaatatttcatcaattatttgtatattaACATTTCATCAATTAAGGataattataatcataattgattacTAGACCAATTATTCATATTCACTGTTTCATTCTttcattttgttaatttttttataaaattttaaaatatatttacctaatatgtaaaataattagattttaaatttagactCTCAGTATCAATCATTACAAGATTAATTCTATTTGAATATTCTCGCGCCGATCCTCCTCTATACATATCACCTTTGCAATCTCCATGCCACCGATCCCATCCGtgagtattttttttcaaatataatattttttttatatagatttgagtgatttggcgagaattagtaatattttgaggttaattagaattttttttgttcaatttgAGCGATTTGGTATGAATAGATGACATTTTGAAATGCTatatgttatagaaatgctataTGTTACTTGCACAATTATTGTTCGTACTACATTACACATTCCAGACTAAATGAATGAATAAtctatattgtatatattagtatatttctatatactctAATTaggatttatttaaaataattttttttcctgttgcATCGATTGCTATATAATTGACTATATTGTACCCTTTTGacatagtaatattttatttagttatattaatattttattatttaaaatttttttactttagcagtAATTATCCACCGCATCGCGCGGGTGCGTACACtagtatttatattattttgaatagTATTTTTTGTATAGATTATAAGAAATGGACAGGATAGTGATGGA is a genomic window containing:
- the LOC109705623 gene encoding enoyl-[acyl-carrier-protein] reductase [NADH] 1, chloroplastic-like, translating into MGASATAGMQMVAARPCVLSSQRILASRASVLGFDRGMCGEPRFGSSRHVSSVGSLRMKSSLGAPLRCSSKVVTRAMSEASEKSEGFGLPIDLRGKRAFIAGVADDNGYGWAIAKALASAGAEILLGTWVPALNIFETSLRRGKFDESRKLPNGSLMEITKVYPLDAVYDTPEDVPEDVKANKRYAGASNWTVKEVAESVKNDFGSIDILVHSLANGPEVTKPLLETSRRGYLAAISASSYSFVSLLQHFLPIMNPGGATVSLTYIASERTIPGYGGGMSSAKAALESDTMVLAFEAGRKGKIRVNTISAGPLGSRAAKAIGFIEKMIDYSYSNAPLQKELLADEVGSVAAFLASPLASAVTGSVVYVDNGLNTMGLAVDSPTIAV